The DNA window CTTCTCGCGCAAATGCGGCGCCGACATTCCGCGCTGGATGTTCAAGCGGCTCGAAGCGCTCGCCGATGACGAGGCCGGACTGCGGGATTTCGGCATCGACACCCTCACCCGGATGTGTGCCGAACTCATCGAGGCGGGCGCGCCGGGGCTGCACTTCTACACGCTGAACCGCTGGGGTGCGACCCGTGCCATCTGTAACCGGCTCGGACTGCTCACACCCGATTCATGAACCAGCGCCTGTACCTTCCCGAGGTACCCGAGGCCGGTGAGCGCACCACGCTCGATAAGGATCGTTCCCACTATCTGCTGCGGGTGCTGCGGCTGCGCGACGGCTCTGAGTTCTTCTGCTTCGATGGTCACGGCAACCAGTGGCGGGTGCGCATCCTGAATACGGAAGGGCGGCGGGTTACGCTCGAAACGCTGGCGCTGGACCGTCAGGAGGCTGCCCCCACCGATCTGATTCTGGCTCAGGGCTGGCTCAAGGGCGGCGCCATGGATACGGTGGTGCAGAAGGCGACCGAACTCGGAGTGAGTCGCATCATCCCACTGGTTACCGAGCGCTGTAACGTGCACCTGCACGGGGCGCGACTGGCCCAGCGTCTGCTCCATCTGCAGCGGATCGCCATCAGTGCGAGTGAGCAGAGTGGGCGCCTCTTCGTCCCCGAGGTGAGTGAGCCCCAGTCACTCACCGGGCTGCTCGCATCTGCCCCGGCATCGCCGGAGCGGCAGACACTGATGCTCGACCTCAACAGTCCGGCCCTGCAGGCGGGCACCAGACCCACGCCACTGCTGCTGCTGATCGGTCCTGAAGGTGGCTGGTCTGAAGGGGAGCGGACCCAGGCGCGCAGCACCGGTGCCATCGCCTGTGGTCTGGGTGACCTGACACTGCGTGCGGAAACCGCACCGCTGGTGGTACTGGCCGCCATCCGTCACAGCTGGCACTGGCAGCGCTGATCGCGCGGCGTTCCAGAAAACCTGCTCAGGCCACCAGTTCCAGCAATCGCGCCGTGCGGCGCTGCAGATCATCGAGATTGCGGGCAAACAGGGGCGCGATCAGCTGGTCGACACCACAGTCACGATAACCGGCAAGCAGCTCCGGCGTGAGCGGATGCCGGTTCGGGCACACGAAGACGGAAATGTCCGCACGCCTGCGGCCGGCCGCCGCGAGCAGTTCATCGAGCCGGGACAGGCGCTCCCGCAGGCGGAGCGGTTCCAGATTGAAGCCATACCAGCCGTCTCCGAAGGTGGCGACCCGGCGCAGCGCGGCGTCGCTCTCACCCCCCACCAGAATGGGGGGATGCGGCCGCTGCACAGGCTTCGGATTGAAGTAGCAGGGGGCAATGTCGAGGGTTTCCCCATGAAATTCCGCGACCTCCTGAGTCCACAGCGCCTTCATCGCAGCGATGTATTCGGCACAGCGTGGCGCACGGGTCGCGAAGTCCATGCCCAGGGCGGCGAATTCCTCGGCCAGCCAGCCGATGCCGATGCCGAAATCCACCCGCCCGCCGGACAGGTAATCCAGATCGGCGACCAGTCGCGCGGTGTAGATCGGCTGGCGCTGGGGAACCAGGCAGATCCCGGTGCCGAGCCGGATGTTACGGGTGTGGGCGGCGATGAAGGTCAGCATCGCCAGCGGATCGATCAGTCCTTTCGGGTTACCGGCAAGACGGCCATCGTCCGAATAGGGATAGCGCGAAGCGTAGGCGGGAAAGAACATCACATGTTCCGGCACCCACAATGAGTGCAGGCCGGACTGGTCGAGGAACTGTGCAGCCTGAACGATATAGTCGACAGGGCTGTCCTGACTGAATGCCAGCGTCGCGCCGATGTGCATGACCTTGCCTCCCGATTACAGTGAGCGTCGAGACTATCGCCGGTACTGCACAGACTCAACGAGCAGATTGACGGTGTCCGCCGCGTTCGCGCTATATTCGCGCCATGCAAAGCGTGCGCACTCTCGGTCATTCCATCTATCGGATCACCCTGCTCGGCGGTTCACCGCAGCGTATCGCCTTCTCAAACCGCAGCATGCTCACGGCACTGCTGTTGCTGGTTGTTTTCTCGATCGCCGCACAGCGCCTTGCACTGCAAAGCGGTGTACTGCAGATCGGCGTCTTCCTTTTCAGCCTGCTCACCGGACTCTATCTGGCGCTGGCCCTGCTCACCCGCCGGGTGCCCCGACAACGCCTTCGGGTTGCCCAGCTTGCCGCTGTCTGGATTCTGGCTGGCTCGCAGTTCCTGCTGCTGCTGTGCGCACCCCTGATCCGCCTCCTGCCTGAGCACTCCGGCTGGATGCAGGCGCTGCCGGTGTCTTTGATACTCATTCCCGTTCTGCTGGGATTAAACAACTGCCTGCGTTTCGCACTTGGAAAAAGAAGCGACAGGTCAATCCTCTATACGCTGCTTTTCGCCCTCTCGGTTGCCGGTTTTTACAGCCTGATGGTATCCCTGCTCGGGATTCTGTTCCGCTGATGTCGCCGGATCTGCTGTTCGAACTGGTTTCCGGAATTCTCATCACCGGCATCGCCCTGCTCGACAGCCTGCCAGACTCTGTGCGCGCCATGCTTGCGGCGACTGTGCTCGTGGCCTTTCTGCGCTTTTTCGAATCGAGGATTCCAATCGAAGACGTGCAGCTTGGCGAAGCATTCTGCAAGTCGAGTCTGGTTGCCATGATCGCCATTCCCTTGAGCGTCTGGCTGCTGCCTGCCTATCGAATGGTTGTGTTTGTCGACGTGTTACCCGAGACGAGCCCGCATCCGCACCCGGGCTGGATGCTGCTGGCCGCTGTCTGGATGACTGGTTTCGGTGCCGCACTGATTGCGCTTATCACAAGCCACCGGAAGACCCGGGCCGCGCTCGAGCTGCAGGAGTTCCACGGGAAGTCCGGAGCACCTGAAACACAGCGTCTGATGTTGCGCCTCGCACACTGGCAGCGTCGCCTGAGTGTGCCGCAGACGCTCAGCCTTGTGCTGCTGAAAGGCGCTCAGCCACGCAACCTGAACTCACGCCATCGCATCGGCTTCCCGGCTGCCGCCCTGCACTGGCCGGTCAGCGCCCAGGACGTGCTGATCATTCAGGCGCTGTGCCGCATCAAACTGCACCATCGCCGCTGGCTGCTGCTGGCTCAGATCCTGAACTGCTGTTACTGGCCGATCACCTGGGCGCCCGCGCTGCAACGCCGCCTGCTCACCACGTTCCAGCTGACGATGGAAGGGCTTGCCGAATCCTGTTTTCTCGATCCGCTCGGCTATCGGAATGCCGTGCGGCAGGTCGAACAGCGTCTGCCTGTGCAGGAGCGCGCGGACACGAAAACCCGCAGCGAGGATGAACGCGCTCCAGACGCGCAACCTGTAGACGCAATCGCCACGCTGCGCCGGATTACCGCTCATCTGCGCGGCTATGTCCACGATCTGGGACGGCTCTTTGAAGCCCCTGGAGAGATCGCCTGGCAGCCGGAGATTCGTGACAGGGATGCGCCAGAACTGCGCTGGGCCGAGCCGTACGACAGGGTTTTTCTGCGCGTTGGCCAGGCTGTTTTTTTCGCGGTGCTGCTGACCGGAGTAACCTTGAAGGAGTCACCGCCGGTCATCGAGTTCGAAGCCCGGGGCTGGCTGGAGGTTAACTGGATGGATCAGTATTTTCGAAATCCGAATCGAAATGACCATCGCCGGGACCCGCTGCTTCCACCGGCCGACTGAAGCCTTGTCTTGCCGGGCAGTCAGCCGGCTCCGGGAAAAACATGATCTGACAGCAACCAGGCTGCAGCACATTCAGCGCAGCACGTTCAGCGCAGCAGTTTCGCTACCGCCGTTTCAATGAAATCGAGGTTCGGGATGACAGCGGACTCAGTACCGACCTTCACGGCAACCGACTCACCGCGCCCGAGCCGGGTGCTTTCGTTGGTAAGATCGTTCGAAGCCAGCTGCACGAGCCGCGGCAGTCCCTCTGCTGCGATGGCGTAGAAAGCCAGACCCTTGGAGTTACGGGCACGATTCATCACCACCAGACAACGACCGCTCCTGCGCGCTTCGGGGGCTGCACCGTTGAGCACTTCAAAACGCACCACCGGCACCATTTCACCGCGCCAGCCGAGCATGCCGAGACACCAGTCCGGTGTATCCGCGAGGGCTTTGACTCTGCGCCAGGGCAGTATCTCGGCGATCGACACACTGGGCAGCAGAAGCTGAGATCCCTGCAGGGGAATCAGCACACAGGAAAGTTCCGCAAGATCTTCTGCCACTTGAGCCGCCGTCACCTGTTAATCCACCAGCCGATCAATGGTTGCCAGCAATTCGTTCTCCTGGAACGGCTTGCCGAGGAAACTGTTCACACCCAGTTGCGCCGCATGCTCCTGATGCTTTTCACCGGTGCGGGAAGAAATCATCACAATGGGCAGATCCTTGAGCCGCTCATCATGGCGCACCTGCCGGGCGACTTCGAAGCCGTCCATGCGCGGCATTTCGATGTCGAGCAGCATCACGTCGGGCCGTCGCTCCTGCAGCAGGGCAACCGCTTCGACACCGTCCTTGGCGACGATCACATCCATGCCCTGCCGTTCCAGCAGGCGGGAGGTCACCTTGCGGACCGTCACCGAATCATCCACCACCATGACACAGCGTGTCCGTACACCACTGCCGAGTGAGCGCTTGCTGCCGAGGAAACTCTCTCCACCCTGGGCGCGGATGAGCGCCAGCAGATCGAGAATCACCACCACGCTGCCGTCACCAAGAATGGTGGCGCCGGATATACCTCCGACTCCGGCAAACTGTGGACCCAGACTCTTCACCACGATCTCGCGGCTGCCCTGCACGCTGTCGACGTGCACGGCGACCGCATGGTCGCCGGATCGAACCAGGACCACAGGGATCGAGCTGGGCTGATTGACCGCCCGGAATTCGCGGCCGAGGTAGTGGCCCAGATAGCGTACCCGGTAGGGAATACCGGCATATTCGAAAGTGTTGCCGTCCGGTGCGTAGAGCCGTTCGAGCTCATTCGGGCTCAGCAGCACAATGCCTTCGATGTTGTTGAGCGGAATCGCGTAGAGATCGTCGCCCACTGAAACCATCAGCGCCCGGTTCACCGAGACGGTGAAAGGTACCCGCAACACGAAGCGGGTGCCGCGGCCGGTGCGTGAGGCAATCTGGATGCTGCCGCCGAGCTGTTTGACTTCGCTGTGCACCACGTCCATGCCTACGCCGCGCCCGGAAATCTGGGTGACCGATTTCGCGGTCGAGAAACCCGGCGCCAGCACGAACTGGATGATCTCATCGTCTCTGAGTTTCGCGCTGTCTGCCATCAGCCCGCGTTCCACGGCCTTGGCGCGTACCGTTTCCACGTCGATGCCGGCACCGTCGTCGCTGATTTCGATCACTACGTCGCCACCTTCCCGGGAGAGCCGCAGATCGATTCGACCTGCTGGTGGTTTACCGTAGTTTTTCCTCAGCTCGGGAGACTCGATGCCGTGGTCGACCGCGTTGCGCAACATGTGCTCCAGCGGCGGCACCATGCGCTCCAGCAGGCTGCGATCCAGCTCACCTTCCGCGTTGTAGGCGTGCAGCTCCACGTCCTTGTTCAACTCACCGGCAACCTGACGGACGATACGCCGCAGGCGGGGCAGCAGGCGGCTGAATGGCACCATGCGGGTGCGCATCAGACCTTCCTGGAGTTCCGTATTCACCCGTGCCTGCTGCAGCAGCAGTGTTTCTGATTCCCGCGCCTTGAACAGCAGGGTGTCTTTCAGATCGAGCATATCCGACGCACTTTCCGACAGACCCCGGGAAAGCTGCTGCAGCTGGGAATACCGATCCATTTCAAGGGGATCGAAGTCCGCATAGGCGGGGCCTTCCGGCCGATCCTGTCGGAACAGAATCTGTGTTTCGGTCTCGATCTCGAGGCGCCGCAGCTGCTCGCGCAGTCGCTCGATCGTCGTCTCCATCTCATCGAGAGAGTTGGTGAAGTCACTTAAGCCCTGCTCGACCCTGGCACGGATGATCGAGCTTTCACCCGCGAGATTGACCAGTGACTCGAGCAGTCCGGAGCCGACCCGGACCATTTCCTGGGCGGTTCGTGCTTCCCGCGGTTCTTTCCCGGCGGTTTTGACACTCGCGCTCTGCGCAGACGCAGGCTCCCGCACGGCAGGGGCCACCGGATCCCTTTTGATGGGGCGGACGTTGCTGGTGGCCGGTGTTTCAGTGTCCGCCGGCTCAGTCTCCTGTCGCGTCCTCCCGGCGGCCGGCGGCTTCGGCAGCTCAAGATTTTCGCCGTGTCCGTGTGACGGGGTTGCCGGTGCGGCATTTCCAGTCGCTTCACCCGAAAGTGCCCGTCGCACTGATGCAAGCAGACCGGTCAATTCGTCGAAGCGTCCGTGCAGGTCGGTAAAGAATTCGCCACCTGTCGCACTGCCATCGCTCTGCACATCGATGAGGAATGACTCGAACTGATGGGTGGCATCGCCCAGCCGGCTCAGTCCGGTCAGCCGCGCACCCCCTTTGAGGGTATGCAGTCCACGCAACAGATGTTCGAGATGCACCCGGTTTTCCGGCTCGGACTTCCACTGGTCGATGTCCGCTTCGAGTGCTTCGAGCAGCTCGTCGGCTTCTTCGAAGAACACTTCGATGATCTCAGCATCGAGGTCGTCCGGCAGCAGATCCTCCGAGGCGCCGGATGACGGCGGCGGGCTCGCTGCCTGTTGCCGCGCCTGCAGCTCTTCCTGCCTGCGGTCGCCGGAGGCTGCCTTCTCTGTCCGTACCTCTGCGGGTCGGCTGCTGCGGGAGGCCTCCCGGGCGATATCCGCCAGCAGTTCATCCGAAAGGCTTTCCAGACTGATCTCGTCATCGCCCAGGGTATCGGTGTCCGAATCGATTTCTGCGCTTTCGAGTCGATCCAGGGCTTCTTCGCGGCTTTCGATTGCCCCGTCTTCCTTCTCAGGCGCCGCCATCTCGGGCTCAGCATCGCTTCCGCCAGCCGCTGCTTCGTCTGCCGGTACATCGAGGTCGTAGAGCGTATTCAGCGCAGGCGGTTCATCCTCGAGGAGCAGGGGTTCGTCTTCTTCGAAGGCAACGGTTTCGAGCAGCTTCGCAAGCTCCGCGATCGTGTCGTCTACCGGTTCCGGGGTCTGTTCCGCAGCCAGCGCATCGAAAAGGCCGAGCAATCGTTCCTGACCGCGCTCGAGCACCGTGAGTGTCGAGTCGGTGAGCACTTCGTGGGCAAGATGTTCGTGTGCAGCTCCCAGCGCCCGACACAGTCCGGCGATCGCACCATGATTCTCCGCAGCCGCCACTTCGCCGACCTCATCCAGCGCTGCCTGCAGCTTTTCTCCGAACTCCAGGTCCATCGCACCTTCATGCCAGCTGCGCAGGTAGTCGGGGGTATCCATCAGAACCGCGAGACCGTCGAGGCCCATGAGCAGACTCTGGGCAGCCGCGGCCTGCTCGACTTCCGGCAGTTCAGATGCCGCGACAATGAGATGATCGACCTCGGCAATCAGCTGGAAGTGATCTTCGGGTTCGATGCCAGCCTCGAGATCGTTCACGGTCTGCAGCAGCGCGGCAATCGCCCGGCGCAGATAGTCGCCAAACTCCCCGGTCAGGGTCCGGTCCTCGTCGCCGCGCAGGGTCGATGCCAGCTCGTATGTTGGACGGGCCAGATCGGCGACAGCCTCGATCCCCGCCATACCCGCGCTACCGGAAAGGGTGTGCAGGGCACGCAGGCTTGCTTCGGTGAGCGCAACGCCGCTGTCCTGCGCCGATCGCGCCAGAGTCTCCAGGTGCACGTTTGCCTCACCGAGGAACACGGTCATGGTGTCGTCGTCCTGGGTGTCTGCACCACCGGCATCTGTACTACCGGTGTCCGCACCGGTTTCGGCGCCCTCCGCGCCAACATCTTCCGGTTGCGCATCTTCGAGATTACCGCCGGAGGAGAGCATGTCCGCCCGCTCCATGATCCAGCCGACGGCATTCATGTCTGCGGACGCGCGAATTTCAAAAGCATCCCGCAGCACGGGCACCAGACTGCGTGCTTCCTCGACAACCTGCACGAACTCATCGCTGGGCTGGACGGTACCGTCGATCAGGCGGTTCAGCATGTTCTCGACAGACCAGGCGACTTCGCCGATCACGTTCGCACCCACGATCCTGCCACTGCCTTTAAGTGTGTGGAAGGCACGGCGGACCTCGCTGAGCGCTTCCTCGCTCGACAGATCAGCACGCCACTGGGGTATCCACTGATCCACAGTTTCGAGTACTTCGCCCACTTCTTCGACGAAGATTTCGACGATTTCCAGATCGGACTCGAAAGTGTCCACCAGTGTGGGCACAGGACCGACGGGCTTCCGTACGGGTGCGGCGGGTGAGGGGGTGGCAGGCGCTGCCACATCATCGACCTCTGCAACTTCCGGCAGGAGGTCGATTGCTTCGGTGCCTTCTTCGACTTCGAAAAGCGTTGCGTCTTCCGTTGCATCTTCTGTCGCCGCTTCGCTGTCGGCCAGCCCGTCGTCTGCAGACAGATCTTGGGCGTCGGATTGCGCCTCGTCCTCCGGGATGTCTGCGGCCGCCGCCGACCGCCCGGCATCCGGGACCAGATCATCAAAAATGTCTTCATCGAGATCGAAGCCGCCATCGGGATCCATTTCCAGGACGGGCTCGCGATCCTCGGCTTCCTCATCGAGGCTGACGGCTTCTACATCCACCACCGGCTCAGGTTCGCCGCCGAGCGCCGCAATTGCGTCTTCGTCCGGCTCGTCCGCTAGCTCTGCATCGGCCTGGGGCTCTTCGAGTTCGAGCACGAAGCCTTCATCGCTTGCCACAGATTCGATCTCGGATTCTCCGACCACGAGGTCCGGCTCCGACTCAGGGACGACTGCTTCATCGGCTGCCGCTTCAGCCGCGGCTTCAGCTGCGTCAGGCGCGATGGACGATGGCCGCCCGTGCAGATTCAGATCGACACCCAGGCCCTTAAGGCTGCGCTCCACCAGATCGAGCACGTCTTCGGCACCATAGCCGTTTTCTTCGTGCAGTCGTTCCAGGTAGTAGTCGGCGCCGCTGATTGCGTCTGCAAGCAGATCCATCTGCTCCCAGCTGGGCTGGTCGCCATCGACCAGATTCGTGGTGATATAGCCGCGGCAGCTTTCCAGGAGTCGGGAAACCCGGGGCAGTGGAATGATGTCCAGAGCACCGCTGATACCTGACAACACAGCACCCGTGTTCTGCAGGTGTCGTCCATCCCACTGGGATGAAATGAAATCGACGATCTCCTGCTTCACCTGTTCGAGTCCCGTCCTCGCCTCGGCAATGACCGCGCGCTGGGCTTCATCGGTAATCCGTTCTGCTTCGCCCTTTCCGCCCTGGCTGAAGCTCGAGAGGTTCTCGTCGACCTGCACGAGCGCACTCGCAACAGCGAGCAATCCCTGCTGATCCAGTGACTCGCCATCGATTGCCTTGTTCAGTACATCGATCTGGTCGGCAATGATCGTCTTCGAACTTTCGAAGCCGAGCAGAGACAGAGTACTGCCGATCTGCTTGAGCGGTGCAACCAGCGAACTCAGCTCATCCGCAGACACCGTCTCGGTGCGCACGATCAGGTCCAGCCTGTCTTTCACGAGCAGCAGCTCTTCTCGCAGTGCAGACGCCGCGCTGGCCAGTGCCTGTTTTCCGGAAACCGTCATACCCTGGTCGGCGGGTGCTTCGTCCAGCTGCTCGCGCAGCTCGATCATGACTTCACTGTGACGGCCTCGACGCTCTGCGGCGTCGAGCAGTTGAGCGACAAGTTCAGTGGAAACCGGCGTGCGCAGCGCCGCAGCACCGTCCTTGGCGAGATCGCGGATTTCCGAATCGACCCGACGCAGCAGCTTCAGTGCGTCACTGGGCAACGAGCCGGTCTGGCTGCCGAGACTTTCGACAAATTCACCGAAGGCGCGCCACTGAATTTCCTGAGGCGCACCTTCACATACGCGCTGGAGACTCTGGGCTACCTTGCCGAGCATCACCACCGCACCCTGGACATCTTCACCCTTGAGAACGGAAAGCAGCACCTGCTGATAGGCGGCCCGGATCTTGCGCGCCTTGTCGATGCCGTCTATGTCATCGAAGCGATCAAGTGTGTGCTGATTGACGGTGAGTCGAGTGACTTCTCCCGGGGTTGCGAGGGCGCTCTCGCCCAGATAACGGCGCAGCTCGTTGACCAGCCGCAGTACGGGTGCGGTAGTGTCCGTCGCGCCGCCACGGACTTCCTCGAGATGGCCGGGCAGTTCCAGAATACCCTGCATGAGGATCTGACTGGCCCCATCCTCATCATCGACCTTGCCATCCCACATGACCTGAGCGAGACGCTCCAGATGGTCGGCGAGCAGGGTGACGCCCTTGAGTTCCAGCATCACCAGTGTGCCATGCACCTGGTGCAGCGCTGTCAGACAGGCACGCATGCGCGCGCTGTCTCTGTCCGACTCCACGTATGACTCAAGGGTCTCGCGCGCGTCGTTCAGAGTTTCGAGGAGCTCGCTCTTTATCCAGTCGAGCGCAAAATGTTCCCGGCGTTTCGCCATGAGATGGTCTTACCTGTGAACCGGCAGCTTGAATCCCTCCACCGATGCGCGCATTTCGTTCGCAAGCCCGGATAACTGACCGATCGAACTCTCGGTGAGCTCCGTGGTGTCCACGGTCTGGGCAGTGATTTCCTGAATGACGGCCATGGTATTCGAAATGTGCCCCGCCGAAGCTGCCTGCTGGCGGGCGGCGTTTGAAATGTTCTGTATGAGTTCGGCGAGACTCGAGGATACGCTCTCGATTTCCTCCAGAGCGACCCCGGCATCCT is part of the Pseudomonadales bacterium genome and encodes:
- a CDS encoding 16S rRNA (uracil(1498)-N(3))-methyltransferase, whose product is MNQRLYLPEVPEAGERTTLDKDRSHYLLRVLRLRDGSEFFCFDGHGNQWRVRILNTEGRRVTLETLALDRQEAAPTDLILAQGWLKGGAMDTVVQKATELGVSRIIPLVTERCNVHLHGARLAQRLLHLQRIAISASEQSGRLFVPEVSEPQSLTGLLASAPASPERQTLMLDLNSPALQAGTRPTPLLLLIGPEGGWSEGERTQARSTGAIACGLGDLTLRAETAPLVVLAAIRHSWHWQR
- a CDS encoding LLM class F420-dependent oxidoreductase — its product is MHIGATLAFSQDSPVDYIVQAAQFLDQSGLHSLWVPEHVMFFPAYASRYPYSDDGRLAGNPKGLIDPLAMLTFIAAHTRNIRLGTGICLVPQRQPIYTARLVADLDYLSGGRVDFGIGIGWLAEEFAALGMDFATRAPRCAEYIAAMKALWTQEVAEFHGETLDIAPCYFNPKPVQRPHPPILVGGESDAALRRVATFGDGWYGFNLEPLRLRERLSRLDELLAAAGRRRADISVFVCPNRHPLTPELLAGYRDCGVDQLIAPLFARNLDDLQRRTARLLELVA
- a CDS encoding Hpt domain-containing protein — encoded protein: MAKRREHFALDWIKSELLETLNDARETLESYVESDRDSARMRACLTALHQVHGTLVMLELKGVTLLADHLERLAQVMWDGKVDDEDGASQILMQGILELPGHLEEVRGGATDTTAPVLRLVNELRRYLGESALATPGEVTRLTVNQHTLDRFDDIDGIDKARKIRAAYQQVLLSVLKGEDVQGAVVMLGKVAQSLQRVCEGAPQEIQWRAFGEFVESLGSQTGSLPSDALKLLRRVDSEIRDLAKDGAAALRTPVSTELVAQLLDAAERRGRHSEVMIELREQLDEAPADQGMTVSGKQALASAASALREELLLVKDRLDLIVRTETVSADELSSLVAPLKQIGSTLSLLGFESSKTIIADQIDVLNKAIDGESLDQQGLLAVASALVQVDENLSSFSQGGKGEAERITDEAQRAVIAEARTGLEQVKQEIVDFISSQWDGRHLQNTGAVLSGISGALDIIPLPRVSRLLESCRGYITTNLVDGDQPSWEQMDLLADAISGADYYLERLHEENGYGAEDVLDLVERSLKGLGVDLNLHGRPSSIAPDAAEAAAEAAADEAVVPESEPDLVVGESEIESVASDEGFVLELEEPQADAELADEPDEDAIAALGGEPEPVVDVEAVSLDEEAEDREPVLEMDPDGGFDLDEDIFDDLVPDAGRSAAAADIPEDEAQSDAQDLSADDGLADSEAATEDATEDATLFEVEEGTEAIDLLPEVAEVDDVAAPATPSPAAPVRKPVGPVPTLVDTFESDLEIVEIFVEEVGEVLETVDQWIPQWRADLSSEEALSEVRRAFHTLKGSGRIVGANVIGEVAWSVENMLNRLIDGTVQPSDEFVQVVEEARSLVPVLRDAFEIRASADMNAVGWIMERADMLSSGGNLEDAQPEDVGAEGAETGADTGSTDAGGADTQDDDTMTVFLGEANVHLETLARSAQDSGVALTEASLRALHTLSGSAGMAGIEAVADLARPTYELASTLRGDEDRTLTGEFGDYLRRAIAALLQTVNDLEAGIEPEDHFQLIAEVDHLIVAASELPEVEQAAAAQSLLMGLDGLAVLMDTPDYLRSWHEGAMDLEFGEKLQAALDEVGEVAAAENHGAIAGLCRALGAAHEHLAHEVLTDSTLTVLERGQERLLGLFDALAAEQTPEPVDDTIAELAKLLETVAFEEDEPLLLEDEPPALNTLYDLDVPADEAAAGGSDAEPEMAAPEKEDGAIESREEALDRLESAEIDSDTDTLGDDEISLESLSDELLADIAREASRSSRPAEVRTEKAASGDRRQEELQARQQAASPPPSSGASEDLLPDDLDAEIIEVFFEEADELLEALEADIDQWKSEPENRVHLEHLLRGLHTLKGGARLTGLSRLGDATHQFESFLIDVQSDGSATGGEFFTDLHGRFDELTGLLASVRRALSGEATGNAAPATPSHGHGENLELPKPPAAGRTRQETEPADTETPATSNVRPIKRDPVAPAVREPASAQSASVKTAGKEPREARTAQEMVRVGSGLLESLVNLAGESSIIRARVEQGLSDFTNSLDEMETTIERLREQLRRLEIETETQILFRQDRPEGPAYADFDPLEMDRYSQLQQLSRGLSESASDMLDLKDTLLFKARESETLLLQQARVNTELQEGLMRTRMVPFSRLLPRLRRIVRQVAGELNKDVELHAYNAEGELDRSLLERMVPPLEHMLRNAVDHGIESPELRKNYGKPPAGRIDLRLSREGGDVVIEISDDGAGIDVETVRAKAVERGLMADSAKLRDDEIIQFVLAPGFSTAKSVTQISGRGVGMDVVHSEVKQLGGSIQIASRTGRGTRFVLRVPFTVSVNRALMVSVGDDLYAIPLNNIEGIVLLSPNELERLYAPDGNTFEYAGIPYRVRYLGHYLGREFRAVNQPSSIPVVLVRSGDHAVAVHVDSVQGSREIVVKSLGPQFAGVGGISGATILGDGSVVVILDLLALIRAQGGESFLGSKRSLGSGVRTRCVMVVDDSVTVRKVTSRLLERQGMDVIVAKDGVEAVALLQERRPDVMLLDIEMPRMDGFEVARQVRHDERLKDLPIVMISSRTGEKHQEHAAQLGVNSFLGKPFQENELLATIDRLVD
- a CDS encoding chemotaxis protein CheW gives rise to the protein MTAAQVAEDLAELSCVLIPLQGSQLLLPSVSIAEILPWRRVKALADTPDWCLGMLGWRGEMVPVVRFEVLNGAAPEARRSGRCLVVMNRARNSKGLAFYAIAAEGLPRLVQLASNDLTNESTRLGRGESVAVKVGTESAVIPNLDFIETAVAKLLR